In a genomic window of Telopea speciosissima isolate NSW1024214 ecotype Mountain lineage chromosome 5, Tspe_v1, whole genome shotgun sequence:
- the LOC122662155 gene encoding mitogen-activated protein kinase homolog NTF3-like — protein MATLVEPPNGRGSQGKHYYSMWQTLFEVDTKYVPIKPIGRGAYGIVCSSINKETNEKVAIKKINNAFENRTDALRTLRELKLLRHLRHENVIVLKDVMMPIHRRSFRDVYLVYELMDTDLHQIIKSSQALTNDHCQYFILQLLKGMKYLHSANILHRDLKPGNLLVNANCELKICDFGLARTSSTKGQFMTEYVVTRWYRAPELLLCCDNYGTSIDVWSVGCIFAELLGRKPVFPGTECLNQLKLIISVLGSQSEADLEFIDNSKARKYIKSLPYSPGTPFSQLYPNANPLAIDLLQRMLVFDPSKRISVTEALQHPYLSALYDPKGNPPAQVPIDLDIDEDLDEEMIREMMWKEMLHYHPEVASANA, from the exons ATGGCTACTCTGGTTGAGCCGCCTAATGGAAGGGGATCCCAAGGGAAACATTACTACTCGATGTGGCAAACGTTGTTCGAGGTTGATACAAAATATGTTCCCATTAAGCCCATCGGTAGAGGAGCTTATGGTATAGTGTGCTCTTCTATCAACAAGGAAACGAATGAGAAAGTTGCAATTAAGAAGATTAATAATGCCTTTGAGAATCGTACTGATGCACTGAGAACTCTGCGGGAACTGAAACTCCTTCGGCATCTACGACATGAGAATGTGATTGTTTTGAAGGATGTAATGATGCCTATCCATAGGAGAAGTTTCAGGGATGTTTATCTGGTTTACGAACTTATGGATACAGATCTCCATCAGATTATCAAATCTTCTCAGGCACTTACAAATGACCACTGCCAATATTTCATCTTGCAG TTGCTTAAAGGAATGAAGTATCTCCACTCAGCAAACATTCTTCACCGGGATCTGAAGCCTGGAAACCTCCTTGTGAATGCAAATTGTGAACTTAAGATCTGTGATTTTGGACTGGCACGCACCAGCAGCACCAAAGGCCAGTTCATGACTGAGTATGTTGTTACCCGTTGGTATAGAGCCCCTGAACTTCTCCTCTGCTGCGATAATTATGGGACCTCTATTGATGTCTGGTCGGTGGGATGTATTTTTGCCGAGCTTCTTGGTCGAAAACCTGTCTTTCCTGGTACTGAGTGCCTCAATCAGCTCAAACTGATCATCAGCGTTCTTGGAAGCCAGAGTGAGGCAGATCTTGAGTTCATTGACAACTCAAAGGCTAGGAAGTACATCAAGTCACTCCCATATTCCCCTGGGACCCCCTTTTCCCAGTTATATCCCAATGCAAATCCTTTGGCAATTGACCTATTGCAGAGAATGCTCGTCTTTGATCCATCTAAAAGAATTAGTGTCACGGAAGCTCTCCAACATCCTTACTTGTCGGCTCTGTATGACCCAAAAGGCAACCCTCCTGCCCAGGTCCCAATCGACCTTGACATAGATGAGGACTTGGATGAAGAAATGATCAGGGAGATGATGTGGAAAGAAATGCTTCACTACCATCCTGAAGTAGCTTCGGCCAATGCGTAA